TAAATTTAGATGTGTTGACATATTGATTAACAACGCTGGAATATCTATTGTTAACCAATTTCAAGATATAAAGGTTGATGATTGGTATAATATGTTCGATGTTAATGTACACGGAACTTATCATATGTCTAAATTAGCATTGGAAGATATGTTAGATAATAAGGAAGGAAATATTATTAATATTTCTTCAATTTGGGGAATGATCGGTGGTTCGATGGAATCTTGTTACTCAGCAACAAAAGCTGCAATAATAGGTCTTACAAAATCTTTAGCTAAAGAATTTGGATACAGCAACATTAAAATAAATGCTATCGCACCCGGAGCTATAGATACCCCTATGTTAGACAATATCTCAAGAGATGATTTAGATTACGTTATAGAAGACACTCCTATGGGAAGACTTGGAACACCTGAAGATATTGCAAATCTTGTAGAATTTTTAATATCTGATAAAAATTCATTTATGACTGGACAAATATTAAGTCCAAATGGAGGTTTTGTAATTGTTTAAAGAAAATTTGACCGACATAAAAATTTTAATTGTTGAAGATGAGAAAAACATATCAAACGCAGAAAAAAAATACTTAGAAGTTGAAGGATTTGAAGTTGATCAAGCATTTGATGGACAAGAAGCAATTGATATGATTAATACAACTGATTATTCATTAATTATTTTAGACTTAATGTTGCCAAAAGTCAGTGGTGAAAAGGTAATGGAAATAATTAGATCAAGAACTGAAACTCCAGTAATAATGGTTACAGCTAAAATAGATGAATCCGAAATATTAGAAGGTTTAAAACTTGGAGCTGACGATTATATTACTAAACCTTTCAGTTTAAAAATATTAGTCCAAAAAGTAAAAACTATTCTCAGAAGAGTTGAAAAACTTGGTCTTCCAAAATCAGAAAAAATTTATTTTGATAATGGACGTGTAAGTATTTCTTTTGATGATAACACATTTATTAAAGATGGAGAAAGTATTAATCTTACAAGTAATGAATTTCAAATAATTAAAACTTTATTTTCGAATCCTAACAAAATTTTTACTAGAGATGAAATAATTGAATTATCATTTGGTTATGATTATGAGGCATTTGATAGAGCTATAGATACTCACATTAAGAATATTAGACATAAAATTGAAGATAATCCAAAAAAACCTCGTTATATTAAAACAATTTATGGCGTCGGCTATAAGTTAGGTGTATACGATGAAGCTTAAGTCGGAAATATTATATGAGTTTTTAAGAGCTATTATATTTCCTATCATGTTATTGTCATTAATTGCAGTATTCATTTTTCAATTATCGTTCAGAAATTTTGTTAACAATGAAGAACTAAATAGACAAAATAAAATTGAGCAGCTAACTAAAAACTTATTTTTAGATCAACAGCGAGGACTTAGTATAAAAAGTATTGATAAGTACATGTGGTATTTGAGCGAATTAGATCTTGATGTTATTTTTTATGACAATAACGATAAGGAATTATATTCTTTTAAAGAAGGATTTGAACTTGCTAAGAAAACTTCGCTGTATAACACCGTAGTCAGAGATGTCTATGATGAAAATAACAAAAAGTTAGGTCATATCAAATATATTTATAGGATTAATAATAATTTCAAACAAAGAGGAGAATTATTTATAACAAACTTGTTAAGATTAATAATTTTATCCACATTTTTATCATACTTTACAAGTTTGATAATATCAATTTTCCTTTCAAGAAAAGTGACTAACCCTATTGAAGAATTAACTCAAGCTACAGTCAATATAAGGAAGCAAAACTATATTCTACCAATTATAAAAAGCAATATAGTTGAAGTAAATCAATTATCACAAAATATTAATTACATGGCAAATTCTTTAAAATCTCAGGAATTTAATAGAAAACAATATGCACAAAATATTAGCCATGAATTAAGGACTCCATTGACTAACTTGAGAGTAAATTTGGAATTGATTCAAGACGGAATTATGGAACCTAATGAAGAAAATGTAAGTACTCTTCTTGTAGAAATTGATAGATTGACTAGCTTAATTAATCAGCTTAATAATACATTTAAGAAATCAACTCCAGAAACTATTTATAATCCTACTGATTTTAATTTATCTGAATTTTTAAATGAAATATTTAAATCTATGAAAACCCAATATGATAAGGCTGGAGTTTTATTTGATATGGAAATTTCTGAGGATTTGGATATTCATACTGACAAAGAAAAGTTAGCTAATATTATCATTAACTTATTATCTAATGCACTTAAAGCTTGTCAGAAAAATGATTCAGTATTATTAAGAGCTAGACATATCAACAGAAAAATTGTTATCTCCGTAAAAGATACTGGAATAGGTATTAGTGAAGAAAATAAGCCGAAAATTTTCGAAAGATTTTACAGAGTTGATGATTGCAGAAACACAAAAGAAAATGGTTACGGACTAGGTTTATCAATTGTAAAAAACTACGCTGATATTATCGGTGCTGATATATCAGTTAATTCAAAACTAAACTTAGGTACAGTAATGATGATTTCTTTTAATGACGATATAATTGTAAAATAAAAAAAGATTGGTAACAGTATTGCTACCAATCTTTTTTTATGACCAAATCTATAAGCCGTGTTCTGTATTTGATAATCATCTATCTAGACTAATTGTTACCAATTAGTTCAAGCAATCTACCTACCGGAGACGACGAGCAGCCGTCTTTAATCCTATTTGATTTTGCACTGAATGGGGTTTACATAGCCATAAAGTCACCTTTATGCTGGTAGGCTCTTACCCTACCTTTCCACCCTTACCATTAAATGGCGGTATATCTCTGTTGCACTAGCCTTAGGGTCGCCCCCACTGGACGTTATCCAGCATCCTCGCTCTATAGTGCACGGACTTTCCTCATGAATTCATGCGATTATCTGATTTAGTCACCATAACATTATAACACAATTAGAAAATTTTTCTAGTTGGTTTTTCTAAATAATTAACATCAATTTTTATTTCTGGAAAAGATTTTTGAATAGTTTGTCGTAAAGGTTCCAGAATGAATTTTTCTGATTCATAGTGGCCAATATCTATTAGTACAAGATTATTATCTTGTGCATCTATCTGTTCATCATATTTAAATTCAGAAGATACAAATACATCACAATTATTATCAATACAATTTTGAATGAAGTGTCCACCACTTCCACCTAATACCGCTATTCTTTTAATCTTTCGATTTGTATTACCGTAAACAATTACATTTTCAAGATTTAATTTGTTTTTCAAATCATAAATAAAATCCTCGGCAAAAATCTCATCAATATCAGCATATTTCCCATATCCTGTATTATTTTTATGAGAATCTAAAAATTTCGTATTAATCAAACGCAATTGTTTAGCTAACGCATCACTGACTCCAAATTCGACACTATCTAAATTAGTATGCGATGAATAAATGCAAATATCATTTCTTATCGCATTAATTAATCGTGTATTTACACTATTATCTTGTTCTATAATATTTTTTAATGGATGAAAAATGACTGGATGATGTGTAAATATCAAATCATACTTCTCTTTAATAGCTCTATTCAAACAATTATCATCTAGATCTAGTGAAATGAAAATCTTTTTTATTTCTTTATCTAGATTACCAAATTGTAGACCACTATTATCAAAATCTTCTTGAAGTTCTAATGGAACTAATTTTTCATACCAATTTATAAAATCTTTAAGCTTCAATTTTAATCAACACTTTCTCAAGTTCTTGTATTTCTTCATTGATATTATCAACAGCATTTTTAACATTGTCAGATTCTTTTTCTGAAATATTCGATAATATTGTTTTCTTATTATCTATCTGTTGTTTTATATATTGCTTCAAATTTTCAGATCTATTATCTATTAAAAATTCTCCAAATTCATACTCATATTCATTTAAGAATAATTGTTTACCGACTTTAATTTTTAATATTTGATAATATTTGTCATTTTCAAATAAATCAACTTCTTCGATAATTTCAAACGAATTATCATGTAAAAATTTTCTTAATACTGAAAGCGAATTATTTGCTCCTAAGATTAAGCAATTTGCACTTTTAGCTACATCGATATTTTTTCCAAGAATATCAGCGATTAAATTTCCTCCCATTCCTGAAATTATTATCGTGTCAACTTGATATTCATTCAAATCATCCAAACCATCAGATACATTTAGTATTATTTTTTCCGGTTCATCAAGATAATCTAATTTTTCTCTTAATTTATCTAATGATTTTTCGCTAATATCCGATGCGATCACTTTCTTTGCTTTATTTGACTTTATTAATTCATACGGAACAATTCCATGATCTGTTCCTATATCAGCAACTATTGAATTATCATCTACTAAGTTAATTATTTCTTCAAGCCTAAGTTTTTTCATTTTATTCCAAAAAATCCTTTAATTTTTGACTTCTAGATGGATGTTTTAATTTTCTCAAAGCTTTTGCTTCTATTTGTCTAATTCTTTCTCTAGTCACATCAAAGTCCTTGCCAACCTCTTCAAGTGTTCTAGGAGTACCATCAACAAGTCCAAATCTTAATGCTAATACTTTTCTTTCTCTTTCATTTAAAGTGTTTAAAATGCCTTCTAATTCTTCTCTAAGCATTGTAAAGTTTGCAGCTTCATCTGGAGCGATTGCAGTGTCATCCTCAATAAAATCTCCCAAATGACTGTCCTCTTCTTCACCAATAGGTGTTTCCAAACTTACAGGTTCTTGAGCAATTTTTCTGACTTCTCTAACCTTTTCTACTTCAATTCCCATTTCTTTTGCTATTTCTTCATTTGTAGGGTCTCTTCCCAAATCTTGTAATAATTGTCTTTCAATTCTAACAAGTCTATTAATAGTTTCCACCATGTGTACAGGAATTCTTATTGTTCTAGCTTGGTCAGCAATTGCTCTTGTAATAGCTTGTCTGATCCACCAAGTAGCGTATGTCGAGAATTTGAATCCTCTTGTATAGTCAAATTTATCAACTGCTTTCATAAGACCAAGATTACCTTCTTGAATCAAATCCAAAAAGCTCATTCCACGTCCAACGTATCTTTTAGCAATACTTACAACCAAACGTAAGTTTGCTTCTGCTAACTTTTTCTTTGCTCTCTTAGAGCCATTTTCCATTTCTTGTGCTAATTTGACTTCTTCTTCAGCTGATAACAAAGGAATTTTTCCGATTTCTTTTAAATACATTTTTACTGGGTCGTCAACGTTAATTCCTTTAATATCAGAAACATCTTCGATGATTTTTTTGTCATCTTTAATATCGTCATCGTCTTCATCATCAATAGATTCGTCATCTTCGATATCGTCATTGTCATCATCCTTTGAAGATGATTTCTTTTCTATTTCATCATTACTTTCAAAAATTTCAATATTATTTTCAATTAACAAATTTCTTATATCTTCTATATCATCTTCATCAAGGCAAGAAATATCATCAATATTTTTGAAGTCTTTGATAGTTACTATGCCATCATTCTCATTACCTATCTCTATTAATTGGTTTAATGCATCTTTTTTTATTTGTTCAACATCCAAGTTTTCTTCTGACATAAAAAAACTCCTTTCTGACTATTTGTACTCTTTAATTTGTCTATTAATTTCTAAGATTTTATTCAAAATTTCATTATACTCTTTATTAATCTTTTCATTAAATTCTACTGATTGCATTAGATCTAGCTGAGATTTAATATTATCTTTTTCTTGAGTCATTAGGTATTTTTTAATCTCCAATACAACTCTACCAATATTATTAATATTAATTGAATATCTAGATTTCTGATATAAATAATCGATAGTTCGATCCATTTGAATATCGTTTTTGAAATAATCTCTAGCCGCTTTTTCATCAATTTGATTTTCATTATTTTTAGAATAATAAAAATCTACAAACTCCATAAAATTATTATAAGAACTGATTTTAGTTTTGAATTTTGAGAATTCTTCTTTTAAATCATAGTATATATCTTTATGAAAACAAGCAATTGTCATTATATCAATTGCAGTTATTTTTTCTTGATTATTAATACTATCTTTTTCTGTATTTTGATTATCTTCAGTTCTCTCATTATGAAAATTCACGTTAGGCTTAGTTTCTTTCAGCTTATTATAGACATCTTTTTTCAAACTCACGTATTCTATGTTTAAATCATCAGAAAATTTCTTAATATATTCATCCCTAATGACTTCCCTATCTAATTTTGATAATAAAGTTGTCAAATCATCTATAAGTTGTATTTTTTCTTTTACATCATTAATATCGTATTTTTGAAGTATTTTCTTATATTCATAAATAACACTATCCATTGCGTTATCTATTAACCTATTAAAACTTTCATTTCCGTATTGTTTAATATAATCATCAGGATCCATATTATCAGGTATGACAATAATGTTAGGACTAATATCCTGCTCTTTAAATATTTCTATAGCACGTGATGTTGCGTTTTGACCCGCTGAGTCACCATCATAACATATATAAATATTCTTACAATATCTCTTGATTAATTTTGCTTGATCATGTGTTAGAGAAGTACCTAATGAAGCAATTGCATAGTCAAATCCATAATTTGTCAATGAGATAACATCCATATATCCTTCAACCAATATAATCTTACCAACTTTAGTAGAATTTTTTAAATTGGAAACTCCATAAACATTTTTACTCTTATCGTAAGCTAAGCTCTGAGGAGAGTTCAAATATTTTGCCCTCGCTTCTGCAAGAGCCCTTCCTCCAAAGCCGATAACATTGCCTCTTATATCTATAATCGGAAACATTAACCTATTTCGAAACTTATCATATACATTCCCTTTTTCATCCTGATTTATGAGGCCAACTTCTATTATATCATCTTTTTGATATCCTTTTTGTAGTAAATGACGATAAAGACTATTTTTCCCATCAGCATAACCGATTATAAACTTATTAATCAAATTATTATTGAGATTTCTTTTCTTTATATATTCCTTTGGAATGTCGTTTATCAATAAATTTTTGTAATAAAATAATTTGGCTTCATTATTAATTTCAAATAATTTTTTACGGTGTTCGTATTTTTCCTTATTGACTTCATTTGTTTCGACTAAAATACCCAACTTATCTGCCAAAAATTTGATAGCTTCAGGATATGATAAGCCCTCTTTTTGCATTATAAAAGAAATAACATCGCCACCAACACCACAGCCAAAGCAATGAAAAATTCCTTTTGATGGAGATACGCTAAAAGACGGTGTCTTCTCATTGTGAAATGGACATAAACCAACATAATTAGAACCAGCCCTTTTCAATTCAACATAATCTCCAATTACAGAAACTATGTCAGCAACACTTTTTATCTCATCAATTTTATCTTGTGGTATAAATCCCATCTTATCATCCCATCTTTATATGCTCCAAGAATCTGGTATGAAAATCTCCTTAAAAGTTCTTCTTGCAAATGAATCAGTCATACCAGCAATATAATCTGTAACTATATCATCTTCTGTTTTATCTTGTAACTCAATATTATTATAAATATCTGTGTGTGATTTTGGTAATCTACTAATATCTTCTAAATAGTAGCTGTATAAATTACTTAGTACGTATTCTACTTTTTTATCATCTTTTCTTACAATATCGTTAAAATAAACATTGTTAAACATAAATGATCGCAATTCTTCCATTAGTTTATAAGTTTTATCAGACATTTCAATGTGATTCTTTCCAAAACTATTATCAACCAAATCATTAACCAAAAAATTAATTCTTTTTGACCCTCTATCTCCTAGTTCATCTGTAATTTCTACTGGTAGATCACTATTTTTTATAATATTTGATCTTATAGAATCATCAATATCGTGATTAATATAAGCAATTCTATCGGAAAATTTGATAATTTTCCCTTCTAATGTATTTGCCTTATTGCTACCTGAATGATTCACTATTCCATCTAGTGTTTGTTTCGTTAGATTAAGACCTATTCTATAACTTGAATGTTCTAAATATTGGACAACATTAATGGATTGTTTATAGTGTTTGAATCCTTTTGGATTGAGTTTATCTAAAATCTTTTCACCGACATGCCCAAAAGGTGTATGTCCCAAATCATGTCCCAAGCCTATTGCTTCCACTAAATCTTCATTTAAACGCAAACACCTTGCAATAGTCCTAGCTATTTGGGTAACCTCTAGTGTATGTGTTAACCTCGTTCTATAATGGTCTTTTTCAGGATTTAAGTATACTTGTGTCTTATGCTTAAGTCTTCTAAAAGATTTTGAGTGAATAATTCTATCTCTGTCAATTTGAAACGGATTTCTTAAATTATCATTTGGTTCAAAATTAATTCTTTCAGCTTCATTTGATTTTGTGGCAAATTCACTATAATAATTTTCATATAATTTAAAATCTACATTCATACTAAATCACACCCTAATCTATATGTTTTATATACCCCAAAACACGGTGTATAATTCATAAATACATTAAAAAAAGCCAAACACCTGTTTGGCTTTTTGGATTTAAAGTAGATTTTAGTTTTCTTCTTCGATTTCTTTTAATTTTAAATCTAATAATGCACCTAAATCACTGTTAATCAAAGTTTCTTCACTTGATTCTGGTTTAGTTTCTACTTTTTTAGGTTTAACTTTTTTAGGTCTTGGTTTTCTTTCTGGTTTTTCAGGTTTTGGTAATAAAGCTTTCATACTTAAAGCTATTCTCTTCTTTTCAGGATTGATTTCTAAGATCTTAACTTTAACTGTATCACCAATATTTAATTCATCTGATGGTTTGTCAACGTGTTCATTTGAAATTTCAGAAACGTGAACTAAGCCTTCAATTCCTTCAGCTAATTTAACAAAAGCACCAAAGTCAACTAAGTTTACAACTTCGCCTTCAATAACATCTCCTTCGTGATTATTTTCAACGAAAGCGTCAAATGGTTTTTGTTGTAATTGTTTCAAGCCAAGTGAGATTCTATTCTTTTCTCTGTTAGCTTTAAGAACTAAAGTTTCGATTTCATCTCCAACTTTTAAAACATCTTCTGGTGACTCAATTCTATTCCAAGAAATATCTGAAATATGAAGTAAACCATCTACTCCACCTAAATCGATAAATGCACCAAAGTCTGTTAATCTTTGTACTTTACCAGTAATTGTTTCGCCAACAGTTATGTTTTCCCAAGCTTTATCTTCGATTTCTTTTTGTTCTGCTTCTACAACAGCTCTGTGAGATAAAACTAAACGTCTCTTCTTTTCATCTATATTCAAAACTTTACATACCAAAGTTTCTCCTACATATTTAGATAAATCTTTTACAAAGTGAGTAGTTACTTGAGAACCTGGTATAAAAGCTCTTACATTATCAATTGTAGCTATTAAGCCGCCTTTTACTACTTGTGTAACTTTTGCTTCTACAGTTGAATCATTGTCGAAACTAGAAACTAAATTCTTCCAGTTTTTAATTCCTTCAACTCTTTTTGTAGAAAGTACAACATTTCCTTCTCCGTCATCTAGCTTAATAACGTAAACTTCGATTTCGTCGCCTTGTTTGTACAAATCCTTAGGTAATTTACCTTCTTCTGTTGATAATTCGTCTAGTTTAATAATACCATCAGCCTTATAGCCAATATTAACCATGACTTCATCATCTGTTACATAAATAACTTCACCCTTTACGATTTCTTTTGGGTAAATCTTATTCATGCTTTCTTCTACTTGTTCCATAAAATCCTTGCTGTAATTATCCATTAAATTTACAACCTCCTCAATAATCCAAGCCGGTGTGGACGCACCAGCTGTAATACCTAATAATTTAGATTCAATAATACTATCATCGATACAAATATCCTTGTATGTTTCAATTCTTAAAACTTTTTTGCAATTTTGTTTTGCAATTTCATACAATTTATTTGTGTTAGAACTATTTAAGCCACCAATCACAATCATACAATCGACATTCTTAGAAAGCTCTAAACAAGCCATTTGTCGGCTTTTTGTAGCCCCACAAATAGTATTATCTATCACAACGTTAGTATTACCTCTTACTATTATATCAGAAATTCCCAAAAATTTCCTCTTTAAATTAGTAGTTTGTGAAATTACATATAATTTTTCACCTTTTATTTTTTTCGCCTCATCAATTGAGTTAACAACTTCAACATTATTTTCAACTTGTCCTTTCATCGCTATAATCTCCGGATGATTAGGATCTCCAATAATAACAATCTTGTAACCTTCTTCGTGTTTCTTATTTATTTTTTCATAAATTTTTAATAGTGATGGGCAAGTTAAATCTACTAATTTGTATCCATTATTTTTTATTTCTTCTTTTAATTTTAATGTTGCTCCGTGAGATCTAATAAAAATCGTGGAGCCTTTCTCAGCTTGAGTATAATCATCTATCTGTTTTATACCTAGAGCTTCTAATCTTTTACATTCTTGTTCGTTATGGATTAGCTGACCCAAAGTATACTTTAACTCTGATGGGTCATTTTCAATTATTTCTATTGCTCTTTTAACTCCATAACAAAACCCTGCATTTTGTTGTACTATTATATTCATCAGTTCACCTTGTAAATATTTTCGTAAATAGCTTTAGTTATTTCTTTGTTTCTCATATCTTTTGAAATATCATCAAAGCTTGATATAGCTATTTTGTCTCTTACAAATACTTCTACTTTTGATCTGAACTTATAATCAGAATTTATGAATACAGGGATAACATCTGCTCCTGCTCTTGACGCAATCATAGCAACTCCTGTTTTCATATTTTCTTCACTTACTGTTTTTACTCTTGTTCCTTCAGGAAATATTCCCAAAACTTCGTTGTCTTTTACAAGCTTGATAGCATCTTTTATCGTTTTTATATTCACGTTATCTCTATCAACAGGAAAAGCTCCAAATTTTTCCAGTAAAAAGCCTAAAAATTTATTTTCAAATAATTCTTTTTTTGCCATAAATCGTATCGGTCTATCAAAAATTATCGCTAATAAAATTGGATCCCATAAATTAATGTGATTGGCACAAATAATTAAAGGAGTTTCAGGTAGATTCGTATTTCCATGAACAACTAATCTGTATCTTATTTTAAATATTATTTTCAATAAAAATCTTGCAAACCTATAAAACATTTCTACCTCTAATTATCTCTATTATTTTTTCAACAACTTCATCAATATTCATATCATCAGAATTGATGAGAATAGCATCTTCTGCTTGTCTCAACGGAGCATATTTTCTGTTCTTATCCTGTTCATCTCTTAATTTGATGTCTTTTAGAATCGTTTCATAAGATGAATCGTCTTTTTGTTCGTCAAATCTTCTTTTTGCTCTTACTTCTGGTGATGCATCCAAATAAAACTTGTAATCAGCGTTCTTTAGTATGTTAGTACCAGCATCTCTTCCGTCAAGAATAATCGCTTTGTCACTCGCAATCTGTCTTTGAATTTCAACTAATTTTTCCCTTACAGAATAATATGTTGAAACCTTTGATGCAGCCATTGATACATCATTAGTTCTTATTTTATCATTCAAGAATTCTCCGTTTACTTTAATTTTGGATAATTCAAATGTTATATCTAAGCTGTTCAATACTTGCATAACTTCTTGTTCGTCTTCCAAATTGACATTTTCTTTCAAACAAAAATAAGCAAGAGAACGATACATTGATCCCGTATCCAAATACTCAATGTTTAATATATCTGAGATCAATTTACATACTGTTGATTTACCAGATCCACTAGGTCCATCTACTGTAACAGAATATACGTCATTATTAATCAATTCAATATACACATTGTCATCGTCATTTTTTCTGAGCATTCTAGATGAAATTAAAATATTTTTATTCGTTTTAATTAATCTATCGTTGAAATTTTCCTTCATAACTTTAGGCGTAGATATCAATAATATATCAAAATTCTTGTCTTTGATATAGTCATTAATATCATCGTAAAATTTTGATTCATTTTCGTATTTGATTTTTTTCATATATTTATCCCCGCTAAATAACCTGTTGAAAAAGCAAATTGTAAGTTAAATCCTCCAGTAAAACCATCAACATCAATAATTTCTCCACAAAAATACAAATCTTTTACAAGTTTAGATTCCATTGTGCTTGGATCAATCTCATTTACATCGACCCCTCCCACACTAATAATTGCATAATCAAGCTTTTCATTTGATACATAAGTAAAATCAAAACTTTTCAAAGTTCTTCTTAAATTATCACGTTCAGATTTTGTTAT
This Finegoldia magna ATCC 53516 DNA region includes the following protein-coding sequences:
- the ymfI gene encoding elongation factor P 5-aminopentanone reductase — its product is MKTILITGASGGIGEGICKMLENHPEYRIVVHYFNNEEKAKQIVENIRNKGIDAIAYKCDLRKFDECEKMFEFIRNKFRCVDILINNAGISIVNQFQDIKVDDWYNMFDVNVHGTYHMSKLALEDMLDNKEGNIINISSIWGMIGGSMESCYSATKAAIIGLTKSLAKEFGYSNIKINAIAPGAIDTPMLDNISRDDLDYVIEDTPMGRLGTPEDIANLVEFLISDKNSFMTGQILSPNGGFVIV
- a CDS encoding response regulator transcription factor codes for the protein MFKENLTDIKILIVEDEKNISNAEKKYLEVEGFEVDQAFDGQEAIDMINTTDYSLIILDLMLPKVSGEKVMEIIRSRTETPVIMVTAKIDESEILEGLKLGADDYITKPFSLKILVQKVKTILRRVEKLGLPKSEKIYFDNGRVSISFDDNTFIKDGESINLTSNEFQIIKTLFSNPNKIFTRDEIIELSFGYDYEAFDRAIDTHIKNIRHKIEDNPKKPRYIKTIYGVGYKLGVYDEA
- a CDS encoding sensor histidine kinase: MKLKSEILYEFLRAIIFPIMLLSLIAVFIFQLSFRNFVNNEELNRQNKIEQLTKNLFLDQQRGLSIKSIDKYMWYLSELDLDVIFYDNNDKELYSFKEGFELAKKTSLYNTVVRDVYDENNKKLGHIKYIYRINNNFKQRGELFITNLLRLIILSTFLSYFTSLIISIFLSRKVTNPIEELTQATVNIRKQNYILPIIKSNIVEVNQLSQNINYMANSLKSQEFNRKQYAQNISHELRTPLTNLRVNLELIQDGIMEPNEENVSTLLVEIDRLTSLINQLNNTFKKSTPETIYNPTDFNLSEFLNEIFKSMKTQYDKAGVLFDMEISEDLDIHTDKEKLANIIINLLSNALKACQKNDSVLLRARHINRKIVISVKDTGIGISEENKPKIFERFYRVDDCRNTKENGYGLGLSIVKNYADIIGADISVNSKLNLGTVMMISFNDDIIVK
- a CDS encoding Nif3-like dinuclear metal center hexameric protein; translation: MKLKDFINWYEKLVPLELQEDFDNSGLQFGNLDKEIKKIFISLDLDDNCLNRAIKEKYDLIFTHHPVIFHPLKNIIEQDNSVNTRLINAIRNDICIYSSHTNLDSVEFGVSDALAKQLRLINTKFLDSHKNNTGYGKYADIDEIFAEDFIYDLKNKLNLENVIVYGNTNRKIKRIAVLGGSGGHFIQNCIDNNCDVFVSSEFKYDEQIDAQDNNLVLIDIGHYESEKFILEPLRQTIQKSFPEIKIDVNYLEKPTRKIF
- a CDS encoding tRNA (adenine(22)-N(1))-methyltransferase; the protein is MKKLRLEEIINLVDDNSIVADIGTDHGIVPYELIKSNKAKKVIASDISEKSLDKLREKLDYLDEPEKIILNVSDGLDDLNEYQVDTIIISGMGGNLIADILGKNIDVAKSANCLILGANNSLSVLRKFLHDNSFEIIEEVDLFENDKYYQILKIKVGKQLFLNEYEYEFGEFLIDNRSENLKQYIKQQIDNKKTILSNISEKESDNVKNAVDNINEEIQELEKVLIKIEA
- the rpoD gene encoding RNA polymerase sigma factor RpoD, which gives rise to MSEENLDVEQIKKDALNQLIEIGNENDGIVTIKDFKNIDDISCLDEDDIEDIRNLLIENNIEIFESNDEIEKKSSSKDDDNDDIEDDESIDDEDDDDIKDDKKIIEDVSDIKGINVDDPVKMYLKEIGKIPLLSAEEEVKLAQEMENGSKRAKKKLAEANLRLVVSIAKRYVGRGMSFLDLIQEGNLGLMKAVDKFDYTRGFKFSTYATWWIRQAITRAIADQARTIRIPVHMVETINRLVRIERQLLQDLGRDPTNEEIAKEMGIEVEKVREVRKIAQEPVSLETPIGEEEDSHLGDFIEDDTAIAPDEAANFTMLREELEGILNTLNERERKVLALRFGLVDGTPRTLEEVGKDFDVTRERIRQIEAKALRKLKHPSRSQKLKDFLE
- the dnaG gene encoding DNA primase — translated: MGFIPQDKIDEIKSVADIVSVIGDYVELKRAGSNYVGLCPFHNEKTPSFSVSPSKGIFHCFGCGVGGDVISFIMQKEGLSYPEAIKFLADKLGILVETNEVNKEKYEHRKKLFEINNEAKLFYYKNLLINDIPKEYIKKRNLNNNLINKFIIGYADGKNSLYRHLLQKGYQKDDIIEVGLINQDEKGNVYDKFRNRLMFPIIDIRGNVIGFGGRALAEARAKYLNSPQSLAYDKSKNVYGVSNLKNSTKVGKIILVEGYMDVISLTNYGFDYAIASLGTSLTHDQAKLIKRYCKNIYICYDGDSAGQNATSRAIEIFKEQDISPNIIVIPDNMDPDDYIKQYGNESFNRLIDNAMDSVIYEYKKILQKYDINDVKEKIQLIDDLTTLLSKLDREVIRDEYIKKFSDDLNIEYVSLKKDVYNKLKETKPNVNFHNERTEDNQNTEKDSINNQEKITAIDIMTIACFHKDIYYDLKEEFSKFKTKISSYNNFMEFVDFYYSKNNENQIDEKAARDYFKNDIQMDRTIDYLYQKSRYSININNIGRVVLEIKKYLMTQEKDNIKSQLDLMQSVEFNEKINKEYNEILNKILEINRQIKEYK
- a CDS encoding deoxyguanosinetriphosphate triphosphohydrolase, which encodes MNVDFKLYENYYSEFATKSNEAERINFEPNDNLRNPFQIDRDRIIHSKSFRRLKHKTQVYLNPEKDHYRTRLTHTLEVTQIARTIARCLRLNEDLVEAIGLGHDLGHTPFGHVGEKILDKLNPKGFKHYKQSINVVQYLEHSSYRIGLNLTKQTLDGIVNHSGSNKANTLEGKIIKFSDRIAYINHDIDDSIRSNIIKNSDLPVEITDELGDRGSKRINFLVNDLVDNSFGKNHIEMSDKTYKLMEELRSFMFNNVYFNDIVRKDDKKVEYVLSNLYSYYLEDISRLPKSHTDIYNNIELQDKTEDDIVTDYIAGMTDSFARRTFKEIFIPDSWSI